A single window of Thermoanaerobaculia bacterium DNA harbors:
- a CDS encoding RNA polymerase sigma factor, whose product MAGVNVVERSGAKSDEALAVEAKRGSEEAFRELVERFHRPVYALVVRIVRQPELAEDLAQETFLKAWKALPRFDPERKFSSWIFKIAHNSALDELRRGGLETVSLDAPFPGEEESPEMPADLAAENPLLRTLARESGRLLERAVARLRPAYRGILLLRFAQEMSYDEIAEVLGLPLGTVKIHIFRARAELAREMRTLGLDPDSPGVKPGGGAIVGPTGEMK is encoded by the coding sequence GTGGCCGGAGTCAATGTTGTGGAGCGGAGCGGGGCGAAGAGCGACGAGGCGCTCGCCGTCGAGGCGAAGCGTGGCTCGGAGGAGGCGTTCCGCGAGCTCGTGGAGCGCTTTCACCGGCCGGTCTACGCGCTGGTAGTGCGCATCGTCCGGCAACCGGAGCTCGCCGAGGATCTCGCCCAGGAGACGTTCCTCAAGGCCTGGAAGGCCCTGCCGCGGTTCGATCCGGAACGCAAGTTCTCGAGCTGGATCTTCAAGATCGCGCACAACAGCGCTCTCGACGAGCTGCGCCGCGGGGGGCTCGAAACGGTCTCCCTCGACGCCCCTTTCCCCGGGGAAGAGGAGTCGCCCGAGATGCCGGCCGACCTCGCGGCGGAGAATCCGCTGCTGCGGACCCTGGCCAGGGAGTCGGGCCGGCTGCTCGAGCGCGCCGTGGCGCGCCTGCGCCCGGCCTATCGGGGGATTCTGCTCCTGCGCTTCGCCCAGGAGATGTCGTACGACGAGATCGCCGAGGTCCTGGGGCTCCCCCTGGGCACCGTGAAGATCCACATTTTCCGCGCTCGCGCCGAGCTCGCGCGCGAGATGCGGACGCTCGGTCTCGATCCCGATTCCCCGGGTGTGAAACCCGGAGGTGGAGCAATCGTAGGGCCGACTGGAGAGATGAAATGA
- a CDS encoding mercuric reductase, producing the protein MPDAPLVLPLDAHNQRLVDNVHPAAWENPVPAGVYHLVVLGAGTAGLVAAVGAAGLGARVAIVEKHLLGGDCLNSGCVPSKAVLRAARAFRDLRHAAEFGVRATPEGGDFAAAMQRMRRLRAEISGHDSVWRLRDLGIDVFLGEGRFTGADTLEVAGSRLRFRRALVATGARPAVPDLPGLAEVGCLTSETVFQLTDLPRRLAILGGGPIGCELAQAFARFGSQVTQLVRGRHLLTLEEEVCVAVVQKALEADGVRIVVDCRLLGVQRPQRSKVVHFELDGNQHQLPVDEILVATGRAANVLGLGLESAGVAFSPRGVEVDDRLQTTNPRIYACGDVVSARRFTHLADAQARIVLQNALFRGRKRASALLVPRCTFTSPEVAQVGLHDDELRQRGIRFETLEVSLAENDRARLDGAGADAGLLRLHYKRGGDRILGATLVSEHAGETIGELVVAIQHGVGLARLAETIHPYPTQAEVVKRAADAWRRTKLTRGAKRLFAFWFRRQEKSELRRFAKSDGLAAAQSDALAKPPPSAR; encoded by the coding sequence ATGCCCGATGCACCCCTCGTTCTGCCGCTCGACGCCCACAACCAGCGGCTGGTCGACAACGTCCATCCGGCGGCCTGGGAGAATCCCGTACCGGCCGGGGTCTACCACCTCGTCGTCCTCGGCGCCGGCACGGCCGGCCTGGTGGCCGCCGTCGGCGCCGCCGGTCTCGGAGCCCGGGTTGCCATCGTCGAGAAGCACCTGCTGGGAGGAGATTGCCTCAACTCGGGCTGCGTCCCTTCGAAGGCGGTGCTGCGCGCTGCGCGCGCCTTCCGCGACCTGCGGCATGCGGCCGAGTTCGGCGTGCGGGCGACGCCGGAGGGCGGCGACTTCGCGGCGGCGATGCAACGCATGCGACGCCTGCGGGCCGAGATCAGCGGCCACGACTCCGTCTGGCGGCTGCGCGACCTCGGCATCGACGTCTTTCTCGGCGAAGGCCGATTCACCGGCGCGGATACCCTCGAGGTCGCGGGGAGCCGGCTGCGGTTCCGCCGGGCGCTGGTGGCGACCGGGGCGCGCCCCGCGGTGCCCGATCTGCCCGGACTCGCCGAGGTCGGATGCCTCACCAGCGAGACGGTCTTCCAGCTCACCGATCTGCCGCGGCGGCTGGCGATCCTCGGCGGGGGACCCATCGGGTGCGAGCTGGCCCAGGCCTTCGCCCGGTTCGGCAGCCAGGTCACTCAACTGGTGCGCGGTCGCCATCTGCTGACGCTCGAGGAGGAGGTCTGCGTCGCGGTCGTCCAGAAGGCCCTCGAAGCCGACGGGGTGCGGATCGTTGTCGACTGCCGACTCCTCGGCGTCCAACGGCCGCAGCGCAGCAAGGTCGTGCACTTCGAGCTCGACGGCAATCAGCATCAGCTGCCGGTGGACGAGATCCTCGTCGCCACCGGGCGCGCGGCCAACGTCCTGGGACTCGGCCTCGAGAGCGCCGGTGTCGCCTTCTCGCCGCGCGGTGTCGAGGTCGATGACCGGCTCCAGACGACGAATCCGCGCATCTACGCCTGTGGCGACGTCGTGTCGGCGCGCCGCTTCACCCATCTCGCAGATGCCCAGGCGAGGATCGTGCTGCAGAACGCCCTCTTTCGCGGCAGGAAAAGAGCCAGTGCGCTGCTCGTCCCCCGGTGCACCTTCACCTCGCCCGAGGTCGCCCAGGTTGGCCTCCATGATGACGAGCTGCGCCAGCGCGGGATCCGCTTCGAGACCCTGGAGGTGTCGCTGGCGGAGAACGACCGCGCGCGCCTCGATGGCGCCGGCGCCGATGCCGGGCTACTCCGCCTCCACTACAAGCGGGGGGGCGACCGGATCCTCGGGGCGACCCTGGTGAGCGAGCACGCCGGCGAGACGATTGGCGAGCTCGTCGTGGCGATCCAGCACGGCGTCGGCCTCGCCCGACTGGCCGAGACGATCCACCCCTACCCCACCCAGGCGGAAGTGGTGAAACGGGCCGCCGACGCCTGGCGCCGGACGAAGCTCACCCGGGGGGCAAAGCGCCTCTTCGCCTTCTGGTTTCGCCGGCAGGAGAAGAGTGAGCTCCGGCGGTTTGCCAAATCCGATGGGCTGGCGGCCGCTCAGTCCGACGCGCTCGCGAAGCCGCCACCCAGCGCGCGATAG